The DNA window CTGACTTTTGTTACACACGATGGCGACCGACAGTGTCAACGAGCGTGTGGCGGTGCGCGTTCCGGAATTCGACCCACAGGACCCCGAGTTGTGGTTCTGTATCGTGGAACGGATTTTTGCCGCGTCTGGAATCGTGGCTGAGGtggcaaaaattaattacgtgACGAGTGCACTTGGCCCGCGATGCAGGGCGGAGGTCCGCGACGTATTGCTGGCCCCGTATGCGGCGGGCGCGTACGACACACTCAAAAGCGAATTAATCCGCCGATTGAGCATCTCTCAGGAGCAAAAGACGCAACAACTCCTGGAGCGGGAAGAGCTCGGAGATCGGAAGCCGTCGCAATTTTTACGGCACCTGCGTAGCCTCGGAGGCAGTTGCCTCACGGAAACGCTCCTGCGGACCCTGTGGCTTGGCCGCCTACCCGCAAGCACACAGGCCATCCTGGCAACCCAGAAAGAGACCCCGCTAGACAAGGTTGCCGAATTGGCGGATGCCATCCTGGAAACGCACCCCAGCCGCCCAGCCATCGCCGAAGCAACGTACCCCGGACCAGCGGCGACGTCTACCCAAGCAGCAGTTTCACCGTTACCGGCCGAAGCGCTGTCCGAGCGGATGATGCGGCTCCTCATCTCTTTGCAAGAGAAGACGGAAGAAATGCAGCAGCAGATCGCGGAAATACGCTCATCCCGGAATCAGCCGACCCGGAGGTACTACGACCACCGACGCCCACGAAGCTCCTCCCGGGGCCGTTCGCCAAGGAGACAACACGCGCCGAACGGAGTATGCTGGTACCATACCACGTATGGGGCGAACGCGCAGCGTTGTAGTGAGCCATGCAGCTTCCAGGGAAACGCCAGGGGCAGTCGGTAATGACGGCTAACGACCATGGCCCGACGTTTCGCCGTCTGTTCATCTTGGATCGGCAGACGAAGACGCAGTTCCTGGTCGACACGGGAGCTGACCTCTGCGTCTATCCAAAATCTTTGATCCGCGGCGCATGCTCGAACTTTGGATACGAGCTCTCTGCGGCAAATGGTACGCCAATCCCCACGTACGGGACGACTACGTTGACGCTGAACCTGGGCCTTCGTCGGGAGTTCACCTGGCAGTTCGTGATCGCCGACGTCTCAAGGCCAATCATCGGGGCTGACTTCCTGGCACATTTCGGCCTCCTGGTGGACGTCCGGAATCAGCAGCTGATCGACCAAACGACCACCCTGAGCACGAAGGGAGCGGCAGTACGTGAAGAAATCGCATCGGTAAAAGCGATGCAGGGAAACACCGTTTTCCACGCGCTGCTGGCCCGCTTCCCCGCCATCACCAAGCCGCGAGGGACACCTGGAGAAGTCCAGCACGACACGCGACATCACATCGCCACGACACCAGGACCATCCGTCGCTTGCAGGCCCCGACGACTTGCACCGGACAGGCTAGCCATCGCCAAGAAAGAATTCGAAGTAATGGTAAGATTAGGCATAGCGCGACCGTCAAAGAGTAGTTGGTCGGCGCCACTACACCTAGTGCCAAAAAAAGACAGCGATACGTGGCGTCCGTGCGGCGATTATCGTGCCCTTAATGCTCGAACCATACCCGATAGGTACCCGGTGCGACACATCGAGGATTTCGCACAATCCATCCGGGGGAAAGCCATTTTCTCTACAATAGACCTCGTACGAGCGTACAATCAGATCCCCGTCGCGACggaagatataaaaaaaaacagcaatCACAACCCCATTCGGACTTTTTGAATTTCCGTATATGACCTTCGGTCTCCGCAATGCCGCGCAAACGTTCCAGCGTTTCATCGATGAGGTATTGCAGGGGCTAGATTTCTGTTATGCCTACATCGATGATATTTTGGTTGCATCTTCGTCGGAGTCCGAGCATTTACAGCATCTAGAGCTTATTTAAACTTATTTAAACGTCTGGAAAAATATAATGTAGTAGTCAACCCCGGGAAATGTAGGTTTGGCCAGAGCGAGGTTAAATTCCTCGGTTATACCGTTGCCAAAGAAGGATCGCGTCCCTCCTTAGAAAAAGTAGCCGCGATTAGCAATTTCCCCAGGCCCGAAACCGCCAAGCAACTTCGCCGTTTCCTGGGTATGGTAAACTTCTACCGTCGTTTCATACCCAGGGCGGCCGAGACCCAAGCCCCCCTGAACGCGATGTTAACAGAGAACATCAAAGGCAATAAACCCGTAATTTGGACGGACAGGGCTCGCGACGCGTTTCGGAAATGTAAAGATAGTTTAGCCCAGGCTACCCTCCTGGCTCACCCGCAGCCCAACGCGCCGCTGTCGCTTACCTGCGACGCTTCCGATTTTATGGTGGGGGCCGCTCTACATCAGAATTGTGGCAACGACTGGGAACCGCTAGCCTTCTTTTCAACAAAACTATCCCCGACAGAACAAAAGTATTCCGCTTTCGACAGAGAACTACTAGCCATATATTCATCGATAAAACATTTCCGGCATATGCTAGAAGGCCGAACGTTTACCATCTACACGGACCACAAACCACTGACATTCGCTCTTAACAGTAAACCAGACAGACATACTCCGAGACAGATAAGACAGTTAGACTTCATCGGGCAATTCTCCACAGACATTCGACACATTTCCGGTCGGGATAACGTAGTTGCGGACGCCTTATCCAGGATAGACGCGATCGACGAAGGGATTGATTTCGAAAAACTAGCGGTATCCCAGGCCGCCGATGTAGAGTTGAGAGGTTTCCTACGCGGGGATACAGGCCTAAGTTTTAAAAAAGTAGCAGTACCGGGATTGACGGGAGCTATTTATTGCGATACAGCTACCGGGATAGCACGACCTTTCCTCACGCCCCCATTCCGGCGAATAGTTTTTAACGCGCTGCATAACCTAGCCCACCCCGGAATTAACGCAACGGTCAAAATCGTGACACAGCGTTACGTATGGCCATCGATGAAGGCAGATATTAGAGAATGGGCCCGCAATTGTTTGCAATGCCAGCGCGCGAAGGTTGTAAGGCACGTTACCGCTCCCCCCGGGTCATTCCAGGTACCGTCGGCAAGGTTCGAGCACGTGCACATCGACATTGTAACCCTCCCCGTCTCCGAGGGGTATCGATATTTATTAACTTGCGTCGACAGATTCACGCGATGGCCGGAAGCATTTCCTCTTGCCGATCAGGAGGCCGCGACCGTTGCCCGAGCCTTTTATGAAGGCTGGATCTGCAGATTCGGAGTTCCCCTGCGAGTCACAACAGACCAAGGCAGGCAATTCGAGTCGCACCTGTTTAAGGAACTCTGTGCTTCAACAGGTACGACTCACCTGCGTACGACAGCCTATCACCCAGCCGCTAACGGCATGGTGGAGCGTTTGCACAGGCAATTGAAGGCCGCGATCCGATGCCATGAAAATGCCCGATGGACAGAGGTCCTTCCGACCATCCTAATGGGGATTCGCTCTGCCTGGAAAGACGATTTAAAAACGACATCGGCGGAATTGGTGTATGGTGAGACACTTCGTCTACCAGGGAGTTTCCTAGCGCCAACACCAACGTCCACCGACACATCCTTTTTCGTTAAAACCCTACGAGAGCACTTCCAGGACATCGGACCGACGGCAGCAACGCCACATCGCGTTCCGCGGATATTCGTGTACAAAGATTTAGATAAGGTAGATTATGTATTTTTAAGGAACGACGCGTCGCGTAAAATCTTGCAAAACCCGTACGGCGGGCCTTACAGAATCATAAGCAGAAACGTAAGGACATACGTCCTAGATATTAAGGGCAAACAAGTAACCGTTTCAGTAGATCGACTCAAACCAGCATACATTTTGTCCGAAGAAATCCCAACGCAAAACACCAATGTTGTAATCATACCCTCCGACCCTGCACCTCCCGTCAACAGCCCGGCGCAGAACACAGACACACATGTAAATAACACAGCAAACACACACACGGCCTCAGCTAGATCGACAGACCAAACAGCAGCGCGTTATACAACCCGCTCCGGCAGACGAGTGAGGTTCACCGAGAAGTACCAAGCGGGATTCCCATAaggagcaataaaaaaaaaaaaaaaaaaaaaaaagaaaaaagcgtATCAGGCGTAGTATAGGCATATCAGTGTACATATCTACCTAGGTTATAAGATCCATTGATTTATTCTGCGACAagctataaaaaaattgcgaatgtGGGCGCCATATACCTTAAGTAAGCGTAATTTTTATTCCGGCAAAATTACTGGTAGGGGGGTGATGTAGCGACTCGACGGCTACCACGTCCCCGGAAAAACCCGGTTCGGTTATATGACCGGAATTACCCCGAGGGTCTTTACCTAGGCCCATTACGAGCCAGACGAGGATGGGTCTGCCGTACATCTGGCAACCAGACTCGCCTGGCCCGATATCGTCTTGCCGGTAAATGGCCTCGGTTTGCATCGGGTCCAGCTACCccaggtatacgtacataccTGATAGCTGGCCCCGTGCAGCCGAGAAACTTCCCGCGGACGTTTCCGCATCTGGCAAAGTTTTCCGGGGACGACCTTCGTCTCCCCTCCATGGGACTCGTTGTCCTTTGTTAgtggacaaaataaaaagccCTCCGTAGGCGTCGGAGGGCCTCACTTTTCGCCTCTTGCTGCGACCGAGTCGTGACAGTCGTCGTATACGATCTCACTCCCTCGCGCCTCGCTAGTCCGCGTTCGAATTTTGTATATTCCGCGAGCTCCGAATAAAAGTCTACGTCTCAACCTGAAAGTGGATAGATTTCCACGGTATCCTGTTCCgcctacatcctatccacttcactacgttgcggtaagaattgataacctcacgatagtaagtacctacatttctccaaatatctctacggatctgtacacatacaaaataaagaaactaatgcagtttgtcgaccaggaacgcctgaaaggaaaaagaattttgttaggaggagactttaatgccaaatccccagcctggggatctgtagaacagaatcttaaaggaactatattattggaagaaatgctaaggataaacatcttcccctgtatccctgagggaggacacacctttgagagagggaaatccacctcaaatctggatttcatagcaactacccgggacctacaagaaaaagacaacaaaatcattaataaagtacttaataaagaaacagcatccgatcacaaatatttgttcacagagattcaaactaaggacgagatgcaaaggaacaagggaagtcaaagcaataaatggaaattaacgagaacaggactcctcaggctggggacggcgctgcaaagatctatcatagaggaaggactcaacgaagcaaactattttaataaagacgaggaaactaagtttctaaacaatatttataaaatctgcgacgaagagctagataaacccgaatcaacgcatagaaaggttaaaagtaatatctggtggactcctgagttaaagaaagaaagagataaaacccagaaacttagaaggtcagtccaaaaagcgaggaggaagggtaaggacgacgaaagggaggccttaacctccctatacaaacgagctaagaagaacctacaaagactaatttccaaacagaaagagatatcatggaacgaactatgcgaaactattaataaggacatatggggcaagccctataaaataatcataagacaggttaaaaaagacaatcctccagcctctctctcagcagagtgtgcagcaaacgtgatggagggattattcccacaagattttagacaacctgacgagcaaccaagtggaaacaacggaagcaagaacaatgagacagaaagggaaaatagcctgagaaaccaagaggagacaatcggaagaaacatacccgaggttacctcggaagaaatcatagctgcttccaaattgctgaaatccggaaaagccccgggaaaagacggtatgcaacctgaaattataaaactattagcagaaacaaggccggacagatttgctgccctcttcaagggcattctaattagagggagtataccacagcaatggaaagtagcaagaacaattcttcttagaaaagaaggtaaggacccttcctcccactctgcctacagaccaatttgtattctagatgctgtggccaagctcctggaatatgtcatccgggcgagattacatggagagctaggagaaagacctttcagctcaaatcaattcggattcactaagggaacatcaaccatacatgcaatggaaatcgtcaggaaagcggcaattgaggcctcggcaaaaaacagatttgcggtcatgatcgcccttgacgtaaaaaacgcctttaactctttgagctggaaggcaatcgacaacgaattaaaaaacaggaaaatatccgagtatctcgtccggataataagtgactatttcaggggcagaatggtagaatacgaagcatcggaaaaatcaatagaactgaatatgaaaatgggagtccctcaaggctcagtcctcggcccttttttgtggaatttggtgtacgatggacttctaaatagatcgacaccgccgatgacacaaaagattgcctttgcagacgacttggccattattattcaggcttctaccaccaatagactcaagctgggagcagaagaaatcgctgaggacaccaaacagtggatgaccacggccggactgtccctagcggaagacaaaacagaaatcatgtggctgaattgtaaatatgttgacccgaacctttgtttcagaataggagacgctgagataataccgaagaatgaattgaaatacctcggaataatcttcgaatccaataaaagttttaaaaaacaaatcgagaaggcaactaataaggccataagaacgatgtctgccctcagcaggattatgacaaataaaatgaagactagacaaacaggaagaaagctgtactttatgactatggaatcgatcgtgttatacggagcaccaatatgggccgaagctgcggaaaaaattttctttagaagattactcagaaaaacgcaaaaaatggggcttacaagagtagtagcagcctatagatcggtaccgttagaaactttagcagtcttagcggggatccccccctgggatctcaaagtattggaaagaagaagaatcttcgaggaagaaaaagatatgacgtcattttttagagaacatgggcctaacgccgcggagaatagaggacaaaatccaccaccaactactggcatagaggaagaaactacggaagaaatcgttgaattagcaatttccaggttcaaaaaacaaatcaggaaacaaaataaagaaatcactctccaaaagtggcaagatgaatggaaccacaacgttgtaggccgatggacacacaaacttattcctgatatagataaatgggtaaataggaaacacggcgagttgaacttttacctaacacaagcccttaccgggcacggagtctttaatttgtttagaaaacgcattggcaaaaccgaatcagatgagtgctggttccatccgggaaccactgacacaccggaacacactattgtctcatgccagagatggacggaggagaggaagccgctcttggaagccctacgaaccgatgcggaatctctgtctacggagaaaataatggacggtatcctagagagcgaacctacttggaaaatatttatggtcctctgcagaaacatcctaagcacgaaggaagaagaggaaagaagaagagagaaagagctgatagacaatctgataataagaggtacagacgaagatctggaatctgccgatgccgaaatcatgggagacctctagataagtattaatcagatcctaatttgcgactagtaaaaataaatattagaaagtatgatactcgctaaaataaatgtaatctctctgtgttgcagcgcttcccgggggcggggggggggggaccgaggagcggaggacatcgcgggaaaaggaggcctcaatagacggtggaggatgccgaaggtcaaccgacgcctgtgaagaagcgaatacgcgggaccaggctagggcgacaacaaggagatcaaccaccgctaagtagagggagaaacttccaagctcaacgcagacaacccttcaacatctcggctcccccccttggcccctccaccctcccccggggacgctgtagcacggagcagacggtggaaggcattgaagctaaaggaccagcggcgtattacttgcggctccggttgcagctccccaggcgccacttaccgactccgggcagagcgcgacaccgcgaaaagtaggataaagtagggatcgcgcgagaaagcgaagatagcgagcgagaagtgacaaggtaaatcaggggcatactcccagcggcgtattgcttagcaccaagcgacaagatggcggacgacgctatcaacacgtggcgaattttatttcattaaattataagtgttaggggaacttttaacgtgccaaattgtaaacccgacgtttt is part of the Halictus rubicundus isolate RS-2024b unplaced genomic scaffold, iyHalRubi1_principal scaffold0312, whole genome shotgun sequence genome and encodes:
- the LOC143364161 gene encoding uncharacterized protein LOC143364161; translation: MATDSVNERVAVRVPEFDPQDPELWFCIVERIFAASGIVAEVAKINYVTSALGPRCRAEVRDVLLAPYAAGAYDTLKSELIRRLSISQEQKTQQLLEREELGDRKPSQFLRHLRSLGGSCLTETLLRTLWLGRLPASTQAILATQKETPLDKVAELADAILETHPSRPAIAEATYPGPAATSTQAAVSPLPAEALSERMMRLLISLQEKTEEMQQQIAEIRSSRNQPTRRYYDHRRPRSSSRGRSPRRQHAPNGVCWYHTTYGANAQRCSEPCSFQGNARGSR